In one window of Mobula birostris isolate sMobBir1 chromosome 25, sMobBir1.hap1, whole genome shotgun sequence DNA:
- the ywhah gene encoding 14-3-3 protein eta: MRARCGGGAESESSGSRRTAASLTAASDMADREQLVQRARLAEQAERYDDMAAAMKSVTELNEALSNEDRNLLSVAYKNVVGARRSSWRVISSIEQKTSADGNEKKLEMVRAYREKVEKELEVVCNDVLALLDKFLIKNCSESQVESKVFYLKMKGDYYRYLAEVATGEKRARVVELSEAAYKEAFEVSKDQMQPTHPIRLGLALNFSVFYYEIQNAPEQACQLAKAAFDDAIAELDTLNEGSYQDSTLIMQLLRDNLTLWTTDQQDDEAGEGNN, encoded by the exons ATGAGAGCGCGTTGCGGAGGCGGGGCCGAGTCCGAGAGCAGCGGGAGCCGGCGGACGGCGGCCTCTCTCACCGCGGCGTCCGACATGGCAGATCGAGAGCAGCTGGTGCAACGAGCCCGGCTGGCGGAACAGGCTGAGCGCTACGATGACATGGCGGCGGCTATGAAGTCG GTAACAGAGCTGAATGAAGCACTGTCTAATGAAGATCGCAACCTGCTCTCTGTGGCGTACAAGAATGTGGTGGGAGCTCGCAGGTCTTCCTGGCGTGTTATCAGCAGCATCGAGCAGAAAACATCTGCTGATGGTAATGAGAAGAAGCTGGAGATGGTGCGTGCTTATCGGGAGAAGGTGGAGAAGGAGCTGGAGGTAGTGTGTAATGATGTATTGGCGCTGCTTGACAAATTCCTCATTAAGAACTGCAGCGAGTCCCAGGTAGAGAGCAAAGTCTTTTACCTGAAAATGAAGGGCGACTACTACCGCTACTTGGCTGAGGTGGCCACTGGTGAGAAGAGGGCCCGTGTAGTGGAGTTGTCCGAGGCTGCTTATAAAGAGGCCTTTGAGGTCAGCAAGGATCAGATGCAGCCTACTCATCCTATCCGCTTGGGCTTAGCCCTCAACTTCTCTGTCTTCTACTATGAAATCCAGAATGCCCCTGAGCAGGCTTGTCAGCTGGCCAAGGCAGCCTTTGACGATGCCATTGCTGAACTGGACACTCTAAACGAGGGTTCCTACCAGGACTCAACACTCATCATGCAGTTACTACGGGACAACCTCACCCTCTGGACAACTGACCAGCAGGATGATGAAGCAGGAGAAGGCAACAACTAG